The following are from one region of the Aquirufa lenticrescens genome:
- a CDS encoding 5-formyltetrahydrofolate cyclo-ligase, translated as MKKAEIRKIVLAQRTQLGEKEFRERSQRVIETLTPLLIPGKTIASFKAIPHRNEISLDSLEGKFAFPRVISATEGSMEMAFSKTFANSAWGIPEPVGGAVVKPTDFDIILLPLLAFDLKGNRVGYGKGFYDRYLLNCRPDCLKIGISLFDPVDLIEEVESHDIPLDIAICPAKLYDFR; from the coding sequence ATGAAGAAGGCCGAGATTCGAAAAATAGTGTTGGCGCAGCGCACACAACTGGGAGAAAAAGAATTCCGTGAGCGCTCCCAGCGCGTCATCGAAACCTTGACTCCTTTATTGATTCCCGGCAAAACCATCGCCAGTTTCAAAGCCATCCCCCACCGAAATGAAATTAGTTTAGATTCACTCGAAGGCAAATTCGCTTTTCCACGTGTTATTTCAGCCACGGAAGGTTCGATGGAGATGGCGTTTTCGAAAACGTTCGCTAACTCGGCTTGGGGCATTCCGGAACCAGTGGGTGGCGCAGTAGTAAAACCGACCGATTTCGATATCATTCTCTTACCACTTTTAGCCTTTGATTTAAAAGGCAACCGGGTGGGCTATGGGAAAGGCTTTTATGATCGATACCTTTTGAATTGCAGGCCAGATTGCCTAAAAATAGGCATCAGTCTTTTCGATCCTGTGGACCTGATTGAGGAGGTGGAAAGCCACGACATTCCTTTGGATATTGCGATTTGCCCGGCGAAATTGTACGATTTTCGCTAA
- the ileS gene encoding isoleucine--tRNA ligase — MSFKEYKNLDYAALADEILDFWNANNIFEKSISTREGQPTFTFFEGPPSANGTPGIHHVMARAIKDIFCRYQTLKGKQVKRKGGWDTHGLPVELQVEKELGITKEDIGKTISVEEYNKKCRETVMKFTDQWNSLTEKMGYWVDLENPYVTYQANYIESVWNLLKRLYDQGLLYKGYTIQPYSPAAGTGLSSHELNQPGCYRDVKDTSLTAQFKAIKNAKSEFLFEASGDAPVYLLAWTTTPWTLPSNTALTAGKNISYVLVKTFNPYTYVPVYVVLAKDLVKNYFQSAAENSDFAAYEAAEKKPQAIPYEIVATCKGSDLEGVEYEQLMPYVQPSAPAFRVILGDFVTTEDGTGMVHTAPTFGADDFRVAAQNNIPALLITDENGKEVPLVNRQGRFVAQVTDYALEPVKEAYLTDEEKEAERVKQGRDKYLSVDERIAIQLKTENKAFNVQKFDHPYPHCWRTDKPVLYYPLDSWFIKTTAVKDKLIALNKTIQWKPESTGTGRFGNWLENLVDWNLSRSRYWGTPLPIWRTEDGSEEICIGSLEQLKTEIEKAQASGTLTSTQSAGNAAFLKALAAGEADLHRPFVDEVFLLSATGNVLTRELDLIDVWFDSGAMPFAQWHYPFENQDVFKQSYPADFISEGVDQTRGWFFTLHAISSMVEDSVAFKNVVSTGLVLDKNGNKMSKRLGNAIDPFETLKAYGADPTRWYMITNAQPWDNLKFDLAGITEVRNKFFGTLTNTYNFFALYANLDGFVPAGIKEEDLTELDRWILSKLMNLIAEVDEAFETYEPTKAGRAIQDFVCDHLSNWYVRLSRRRFWNPETANQAINADKQAAYETLYHCLETVAQLMSPIAPFYGEWLYKNLTGKESVHLTHFAKVNPSLQNPALETSMELAQGICSLVHSIRKVHRLKVRQPLAQVLVPVLQESVRDQIRRVEDLIKSEVNVKEVNYLNDASGVLNKKVKPNFKALGPKFGKDMKVVAEAITGMSSDDLAAIESAGSAKIQGFEIAIADIEILTEDMPGYLTASEGGLTIALDNTLTPELVREGNAREFVNRIQNLRKDSGFDVTDKINIQVQRSDEEWTASLNEFKAYISQEVQALSLEWVDSASTELTFEESNLFVNVTVA, encoded by the coding sequence GTGAGCTTTAAGGAATACAAAAATTTAGATTACGCCGCTTTGGCAGATGAAATTCTAGATTTCTGGAACGCGAATAACATCTTTGAAAAATCTATCTCCACTAGAGAGGGACAGCCTACGTTTACGTTTTTTGAAGGACCTCCTTCTGCGAACGGAACACCGGGGATTCACCACGTGATGGCGCGGGCGATTAAGGATATTTTTTGCCGGTATCAAACCCTAAAAGGGAAACAGGTAAAGCGCAAAGGGGGCTGGGATACCCACGGTTTGCCAGTGGAATTGCAGGTGGAGAAAGAATTAGGCATTACAAAAGAAGATATTGGCAAGACGATTTCGGTCGAAGAATATAACAAGAAATGCCGCGAGACGGTGATGAAATTCACTGATCAATGGAATAGTTTGACGGAGAAAATGGGTTACTGGGTGGATCTTGAAAACCCCTATGTGACCTACCAGGCGAACTATATTGAGAGCGTTTGGAACTTATTGAAGCGTTTATACGATCAAGGTTTATTATACAAAGGCTACACGATTCAACCGTATTCGCCAGCGGCGGGAACGGGTCTTTCGTCCCACGAATTGAACCAGCCGGGTTGCTACCGCGATGTGAAGGATACGTCCTTGACGGCGCAATTTAAGGCGATCAAGAACGCGAAATCCGAGTTTTTATTTGAGGCGTCAGGCGATGCGCCAGTCTATTTATTAGCTTGGACGACTACGCCTTGGACCTTGCCATCTAACACTGCTTTGACGGCTGGAAAGAATATTTCCTACGTGTTAGTGAAGACTTTTAATCCGTACACCTACGTGCCGGTTTATGTGGTGTTGGCCAAAGACTTAGTCAAAAACTACTTCCAATCAGCCGCTGAAAACAGCGACTTTGCGGCTTACGAAGCAGCAGAGAAAAAGCCGCAGGCAATTCCATACGAGATCGTTGCAACTTGCAAAGGATCTGATTTAGAAGGAGTAGAATACGAGCAATTGATGCCGTATGTACAGCCATCGGCGCCAGCGTTCCGTGTGATTTTAGGAGATTTTGTGACGACAGAAGATGGAACGGGCATGGTGCATACCGCACCGACTTTTGGAGCAGATGACTTTAGAGTGGCTGCCCAAAACAACATTCCAGCGCTTTTAATTACCGACGAAAACGGCAAAGAAGTGCCATTAGTAAATCGCCAAGGCCGTTTTGTGGCTCAGGTGACGGACTATGCTTTGGAACCCGTAAAAGAAGCTTACTTAACGGACGAAGAGAAAGAAGCAGAGCGCGTGAAGCAAGGCCGCGACAAATATTTGTCAGTGGATGAGCGCATCGCGATACAGTTAAAGACCGAAAATAAAGCCTTTAACGTACAGAAATTTGATCACCCGTATCCACATTGCTGGAGAACGGACAAGCCGGTCTTGTATTATCCATTGGATTCCTGGTTCATCAAGACGACGGCGGTAAAAGATAAATTAATCGCCTTAAATAAGACGATTCAGTGGAAACCGGAGTCGACTGGAACGGGTCGTTTCGGGAACTGGTTAGAGAATTTAGTGGACTGGAATTTATCCCGTTCTCGCTATTGGGGAACGCCTTTACCTATTTGGCGGACGGAAGATGGTTCGGAGGAAATCTGTATCGGTTCTTTAGAGCAATTGAAAACGGAAATTGAGAAGGCGCAGGCTTCTGGGACTTTAACCTCGACGCAATCAGCAGGTAACGCAGCTTTTTTAAAGGCTTTAGCGGCTGGAGAGGCAGACTTGCACCGCCCATTTGTGGATGAGGTATTCTTGCTTTCAGCGACAGGAAATGTTTTAACAAGGGAATTGGATTTGATCGACGTTTGGTTCGATTCAGGTGCGATGCCGTTTGCGCAATGGCACTATCCATTCGAAAATCAAGACGTATTTAAGCAGAGTTATCCGGCGGATTTCATTTCGGAAGGAGTGGATCAAACGCGTGGTTGGTTCTTTACACTGCATGCGATTTCGAGTATGGTGGAAGATTCTGTGGCGTTCAAGAATGTCGTTTCGACTGGATTGGTTTTGGACAAAAACGGAAACAAGATGTCCAAACGCCTAGGCAACGCCATCGATCCATTCGAGACCTTGAAAGCCTACGGTGCGGATCCAACGCGCTGGTACATGATCACGAATGCGCAGCCTTGGGATAACTTGAAATTTGATTTAGCTGGGATTACGGAGGTGCGCAACAAGTTCTTTGGCACACTGACGAATACCTATAACTTCTTTGCTCTTTATGCTAATCTCGATGGATTCGTTCCGGCGGGCATTAAAGAAGAGGACTTAACAGAATTAGATCGTTGGATTCTATCTAAATTAATGAATTTGATCGCGGAGGTCGATGAGGCTTTTGAGACGTATGAGCCTACGAAAGCAGGTCGCGCGATTCAAGATTTCGTCTGTGATCACTTATCTAACTGGTATGTTCGTTTGTCACGCCGTCGCTTCTGGAATCCGGAAACGGCGAATCAGGCGATCAACGCGGATAAACAAGCGGCTTACGAGACTTTATACCATTGTTTAGAGACGGTGGCACAATTAATGTCGCCGATCGCGCCGTTCTATGGTGAGTGGTTATACAAGAATTTGACGGGTAAAGAATCGGTTCACTTGACGCATTTTGCCAAAGTAAACCCAAGCCTACAAAACCCAGCATTAGAAACGTCGATGGAATTAGCGCAAGGTATTTGTTCGCTGGTTCACTCGATTCGCAAGGTGCACCGCTTAAAAGTGCGTCAGCCCTTAGCGCAGGTATTAGTGCCGGTATTGCAAGAGTCGGTAAGAGACCAAATCCGTCGCGTGGAAGACCTGATTAAATCAGAGGTGAACGTGAAGGAAGTCAATTATTTGAATGACGCTTCTGGGGTATTGAACAAGAAAGTGAAGCCTAATTTCAAGGCTTTAGGTCCTAAGTTTGGAAAAGATATGAAAGTGGTCGCGGAGGCCATCACGGGAATGTCATCGGACGATTTAGCAGCAATCGAGTCAGCTGGATCTGCGAAGATTCAAGGATTTGAGATCGCAATAGCGGACATTGAAATCTTGACGGAAGATATGCCGGGTTATTTGACGGCGAGTGAGGGTGGATTGACAATCGCGTTAGATAATACGTTAACGCCAGAATTAGTTCGTGAAGGGAATGCACGTGAATTCGTGAACCGTATTCAAAACCTACGTAAAGATTCTGGTTTCGATGTGACGGACAAAATAAATATCCAAGTTCAGCGTTCGGACGAAGAATGGACGGCCAGCTTGAATGAATTCAAAGCCTATATCTCACAAGAGGTACAAGCCTTGAGTTTGGAATGGGTGGATTCGGCTTCGACTGAACTTACTTTTGAGGAGTCTAATTTGTTCGTGAATGTCACGGTAGCCTAA
- a CDS encoding tetratricopeptide repeat protein, whose amino-acid sequence MRKLTYLILLLGGFFSVAAQSEELMVDGMRAYMREDFGEAILVFEKLAKVQTQEPAVFYYLAKSYLADKQLTSARTNAEKAHILSPYSFDYGLLYGDLLLANKEYKKALACFENLLAYDDHRFDNEPDMIRVKQFVFLSKGDEAKELADKNAYYLQAANLGPVQEELWVRIIQLDWELNRKEAVVEHALEALENYPRMAPWCYPILGDAYQALGNNSASDAAFDKALEANPKDDHVLNNYSYFLSIRKEKLALADSLSARLVADHPKNGTYLDTRAWVLFELKRYSEARVAMEAALKDKENASATLWEHYGDVLFRLKLVDKAMEAWKEALRLDPARESVDKKIRLRQIPEN is encoded by the coding sequence ATGCGAAAACTCACTTATTTGATTTTACTTTTAGGTGGGTTTTTTTCTGTGGCTGCGCAGTCTGAAGAACTCATGGTGGACGGCATGCGCGCCTACATGAGGGAGGATTTTGGTGAGGCGATCTTGGTTTTCGAGAAACTCGCTAAAGTACAGACGCAGGAGCCGGCGGTCTTTTATTATTTGGCCAAAAGCTATCTTGCCGACAAACAACTCACCTCAGCAAGAACTAACGCAGAGAAAGCACACATCTTATCGCCTTATTCCTTCGATTATGGCCTTTTATACGGAGACCTTCTTTTAGCGAACAAGGAATACAAAAAGGCATTAGCCTGTTTCGAAAATCTGCTAGCCTACGATGATCACCGCTTTGATAACGAGCCTGATATGATTCGGGTAAAGCAATTTGTCTTTTTGTCGAAAGGCGATGAGGCGAAAGAGCTGGCCGATAAAAATGCTTATTATCTACAAGCGGCGAATCTAGGACCTGTTCAAGAGGAACTTTGGGTTCGAATTATCCAATTAGATTGGGAATTAAATCGAAAAGAGGCGGTGGTGGAACACGCCCTGGAAGCATTGGAAAATTACCCTCGCATGGCGCCATGGTGTTATCCGATTTTAGGGGATGCCTATCAGGCTTTAGGGAATAATTCTGCGTCGGATGCAGCCTTTGATAAGGCTTTGGAGGCGAATCCGAAGGATGATCACGTGCTGAACAATTACAGTTATTTCTTGTCGATCCGTAAAGAAAAATTAGCGTTAGCAGATTCTCTTTCCGCTCGATTAGTAGCAGATCATCCGAAAAATGGCACCTATTTAGATACCCGGGCATGGGTATTGTTCGAACTAAAACGCTATTCAGAGGCTCGAGTGGCGATGGAGGCCGCTCTAAAAGACAAGGAAAATGCATCTGCTACCTTGTGGGAACATTATGGCGACGTGCTTTTTCGATTGAAATTAGTGGATAAAGCGATGGAGGCTTGGAAAGAAGCGCTTCGCTTAGATCCGGCTCGCGAATCTGTAGATAAAAAGATTCGATTGCGTCAAATTCCCGAAAATTGA
- a CDS encoding DUF4292 domain-containing protein → MRILFSLVMLSILGACAPKATVAPTNSVQVDTIQVDSTPAVAPVAPVEIADQQSASDDLNFTYLKAKSKVMWKTRSNTDNYIVDIRMKKDSIIWANISVSMISGAAVLFTKDRVQFYHKINNEYTNLTYDSLSTSLGFKVSYDLIQNMIVGNQPYKKNNTRRVVRENENFLIKQQEGHVEVNNWVGPNRKLKKLSVSDLPSSNKMTLDYEDFANLNSAIFPFSSSITLDVKNKENQVNQTLITIKYSKVELLDTPLEFPFKVPAKLLKH, encoded by the coding sequence ATGCGGATTCTTTTCAGTCTTGTTATGCTTTCCATCTTAGGTGCCTGTGCTCCTAAGGCGACGGTAGCTCCGACGAATTCCGTACAAGTAGATACCATTCAGGTAGATTCTACTCCCGCAGTTGCCCCAGTGGCTCCTGTTGAAATAGCGGATCAACAGTCTGCTTCTGATGATTTGAATTTCACTTATCTGAAGGCGAAATCGAAAGTGATGTGGAAAACGCGCTCGAACACGGACAACTACATTGTGGACATTCGGATGAAAAAAGATAGTATCATCTGGGCGAACATTTCCGTATCGATGATTTCAGGCGCGGCGGTTTTATTCACCAAAGACCGTGTTCAATTTTACCACAAGATTAATAACGAATACACGAATCTAACCTACGATAGTCTGAGCACGAGTTTAGGCTTCAAAGTGAGCTATGATTTGATCCAAAACATGATTGTGGGGAACCAACCTTACAAGAAAAACAATACGCGTCGCGTAGTTCGCGAGAATGAAAATTTCTTGATAAAACAGCAAGAGGGGCACGTGGAGGTCAATAATTGGGTGGGACCTAACCGCAAACTGAAGAAATTGTCAGTTAGTGATTTGCCTTCTTCGAACAAAATGACCTTGGATTATGAGGATTTTGCGAACTTGAATTCAGCCATATTCCCTTTCTCGAGTTCGATCACGCTAGATGTGAAAAACAAAGAAAATCAGGTGAACCAGACCTTGATTACAATTAAATATTCTAAAGTGGAGTTGTTAGACACGCCCTTGGAGTTTCCTTTTAAAGTACCCGCCAAACTATTAAAGCATTGA
- a CDS encoding murein hydrolase activator EnvC family protein, with product MKYLFLLFAFLLTSSSFAQSDKKAALEQQKKDNLSKIKELNSIISRTSKKKNASIGKLNVLKEQIGVQKKQISVLEQNQQILAEEAQKLREEGDVLKAKLERLKKEYALMIYEAQKTSSVYNKMSFLLLSNDIGEFVRRFDYLRHYSANRKKQADLIYKTRQDLMTQEQKVVYKKQEEKKVLVEKEGEKKKLEVLKTKEDKVVTVLTQQEKKQKTELERKKLAVRKLDNLIAGIVQREIQKSIERERKLRQARQVKKVEVAKPALPELKKGETTKILAEKQPEKKESPKEEKKAAVAEAKKPKAEPAPAPVEEKKIESNTYYMNADEAKLASSFAALRGRMPFPVPSGFISDHFGVHKHPLLKGVMINNNGIDIQTSPGSPVHSVYDGVVQSVVNIPGINMVVAIQHGDYFTVYSKLANVSVSVGTRVRTGQRIGSVASDEDGTAEINFQVWKNTVRQNPESWLRR from the coding sequence TTGAAATACCTTTTCCTTCTATTCGCGTTCCTTTTAACAAGTTCATCTTTCGCACAGTCAGATAAGAAAGCTGCTTTAGAGCAGCAGAAGAAAGATAATTTGTCCAAAATCAAGGAACTTAATTCCATCATTTCCCGTACTTCGAAGAAGAAAAATGCGTCGATTGGAAAGTTAAACGTATTGAAAGAGCAGATTGGCGTTCAGAAAAAACAGATTAGCGTTCTTGAGCAAAACCAACAGATTCTTGCGGAAGAAGCACAAAAACTACGCGAGGAAGGGGATGTGCTAAAAGCAAAATTAGAGCGATTAAAGAAAGAATATGCTTTGATGATTTATGAAGCTCAAAAAACATCTTCAGTGTACAACAAGATGAGCTTTCTGTTGCTATCGAATGATATTGGTGAATTCGTACGCCGTTTTGACTACCTGCGTCATTATTCTGCCAATCGAAAGAAACAGGCTGACTTGATTTACAAGACCCGTCAAGATTTAATGACGCAAGAGCAGAAGGTCGTTTACAAAAAGCAAGAGGAGAAGAAAGTGTTAGTGGAGAAGGAAGGGGAGAAGAAGAAATTAGAGGTATTAAAGACCAAAGAAGATAAGGTCGTGACCGTGTTGACTCAGCAAGAGAAGAAGCAGAAAACGGAATTAGAGCGAAAGAAATTAGCCGTTCGCAAATTGGATAATTTGATTGCTGGTATCGTTCAAAGAGAGATCCAAAAAAGTATTGAGCGGGAGCGTAAACTTCGCCAAGCCCGCCAAGTTAAAAAGGTAGAAGTGGCTAAACCTGCGTTGCCTGAGTTGAAGAAAGGAGAAACGACTAAGATCTTAGCTGAAAAACAACCAGAGAAAAAAGAGTCACCTAAAGAAGAGAAAAAAGCGGCAGTTGCTGAAGCTAAGAAGCCTAAAGCAGAGCCAGCTCCTGCTCCTGTAGAAGAAAAAAAGATTGAAAGTAATACCTATTATATGAATGCGGATGAGGCGAAATTAGCGAGCTCTTTCGCTGCTTTGCGTGGTCGCATGCCATTTCCGGTTCCATCGGGATTTATTTCGGATCACTTTGGCGTACATAAACACCCTTTGTTAAAAGGGGTGATGATCAATAATAATGGGATTGATATCCAAACCTCACCGGGTTCACCTGTACATTCCGTTTATGATGGGGTTGTGCAATCGGTCGTGAATATTCCAGGTATTAATATGGTAGTAGCTATTCAGCACGGGGATTATTTCACTGTGTATAGTAAACTAGCGAATGTTTCTGTCAGTGTGGGAACTCGGGTACGAACGGGTCAACGCATTGGTTCTGTAGCCTCGGATGAGGATGGGACGGCGGAGATAAATTTCCAGGTTTGGAAGAATACGGTACGTCAAAACCCAGAATCCTGGCTTCGTCGCTAA
- a CDS encoding TonB-dependent receptor, with protein sequence MKHLFILLAFLSFNGFAQTNCHCTLKGIVASKENKEKVPGAYVYIKGLNKATISDAKGQFILSDLCPGTYTLVCQMASFDPIETIINLEDEKEEDFLLSTHDEHLQEVFVQGRKQEITSQSRTSLSVEERSQKDGLSLGEMLKGLTGVQSLQTGSSVSKPVIHGLHSSRVIILNQGVRQEGQNWGSEHAPEIDPFVSKNIQVIKGPGGLRYGGDAIGGIVMLEPDALPDSSAIHGSLQSIYFSNGRQGVLSGLLEGGIPRKKGWGWRVQGTLKDGGNVHTADYYLSNTGLKEENVSLAAGYKSNLWGAEAFVSRFHTVIGIYEGSHIGNISDLERSIARDRPLKAFTPDEFIRRIDRPNQDVWHDMAKIKAYYHLPNGATLRATAAAQSDERWELDVLRAGKNINTLRFNLNTHSGEFLYDETNSNKSWKGQIGFTYLDQGNITSGNRVPNPTLTTSLLPNYSLQNIGFFAIERRATEKWELEAGLRFDAKEIETHRPKANFSPTILRNKQIFSGFSGSIGLKYHWDPLTESQLTISRAFRAPGGNELFSNGVHHGAGAYEIGDPNLKGETGTNFSLSTNFKPERWDIELGLYSNHIHNFIYLRPEVVNGVAVYATTVRGVFPIFTYQQIDARFQGVDFQASYAVSSRISIQQKTSLVRAFDTQNDQYMVNIPADRFEYLVRYAFKKNNAYISGGVTQVSKQKRVEKGSDYAEPPAGYFLVNLNWGIKMRRFDVNLRVSNALNAAYRDYLNRFRYYADDQGRNISLKVSYSI encoded by the coding sequence ATGAAACACCTATTTATTCTTCTGGCATTCCTTTCTTTCAATGGCTTCGCACAAACGAATTGCCACTGTACATTAAAGGGCATTGTAGCCTCTAAAGAGAATAAAGAAAAAGTTCCTGGCGCCTATGTTTACATTAAAGGATTAAACAAAGCGACTATTTCGGACGCAAAAGGCCAATTCATTTTAAGCGATCTTTGTCCAGGTACCTACACCCTAGTTTGTCAAATGGCTAGCTTTGATCCGATAGAGACAATCATCAATCTGGAGGATGAAAAAGAGGAAGATTTCCTTTTAAGCACACATGATGAACATTTACAAGAGGTATTCGTACAAGGAAGAAAGCAAGAAATTACTTCACAATCTAGAACGTCATTAAGTGTGGAGGAACGCTCTCAGAAGGACGGTTTATCCCTGGGAGAAATGTTAAAAGGCCTAACAGGCGTTCAAAGTCTGCAAACAGGCAGCTCCGTTTCAAAACCGGTGATTCATGGACTACATTCGAGTCGAGTCATTATTTTAAATCAAGGTGTTAGACAAGAAGGCCAAAACTGGGGTAGTGAGCACGCTCCAGAAATTGACCCATTTGTTTCTAAAAACATCCAAGTAATCAAAGGCCCAGGTGGACTTCGATACGGTGGCGATGCAATAGGTGGCATCGTGATGTTAGAACCTGATGCGCTTCCGGACAGCTCCGCTATTCACGGTTCCTTGCAAAGTATTTATTTCAGCAATGGCAGACAAGGGGTTTTATCTGGTCTTTTAGAAGGCGGTATCCCGCGTAAAAAGGGCTGGGGCTGGCGTGTACAAGGCACCTTGAAAGATGGCGGAAATGTACATACAGCAGATTACTATTTAAGTAATACCGGTTTAAAAGAGGAAAATGTGTCCCTTGCAGCAGGCTATAAATCGAATTTATGGGGAGCCGAAGCTTTTGTAAGTCGCTTCCACACGGTTATAGGTATCTATGAAGGGTCTCATATCGGTAATATATCAGATTTAGAACGATCTATTGCGCGGGATAGACCTTTAAAGGCTTTTACGCCTGATGAATTTATCCGCAGAATTGATCGCCCTAACCAGGATGTCTGGCATGATATGGCCAAAATCAAAGCCTACTACCACCTACCAAACGGCGCTACCCTTCGCGCTACGGCTGCAGCACAGTCAGACGAACGCTGGGAATTAGATGTATTAAGAGCAGGAAAAAATATTAATACCCTTCGTTTCAATTTAAATACCCATAGTGGTGAATTCCTCTATGATGAAACGAACTCAAATAAAAGTTGGAAAGGCCAAATAGGGTTCACCTACCTAGACCAGGGAAACATCACCTCTGGCAATAGAGTCCCTAACCCTACCTTAACCACCAGTCTTTTACCAAATTATTCCCTTCAAAACATCGGCTTTTTTGCGATAGAAAGAAGAGCCACTGAAAAATGGGAATTAGAAGCAGGGCTTCGATTTGATGCAAAAGAAATTGAAACGCATCGCCCTAAAGCTAATTTTTCTCCTACCATTTTACGGAATAAACAGATATTTAGTGGATTTTCGGGCAGTATTGGATTAAAATACCACTGGGATCCATTAACTGAATCTCAATTAACCATTTCTCGAGCTTTCCGAGCTCCTGGTGGAAATGAGTTATTCTCAAACGGGGTTCACCACGGAGCTGGGGCCTACGAGATAGGAGACCCTAACTTAAAGGGAGAAACGGGAACAAACTTCAGCCTAAGCACTAATTTTAAACCGGAACGTTGGGATATTGAACTCGGGTTATATTCGAATCATATTCACAATTTCATTTACCTGAGACCTGAAGTTGTGAATGGCGTCGCCGTTTATGCCACAACCGTTAGGGGTGTTTTCCCTATTTTTACTTATCAGCAAATTGACGCTCGATTCCAAGGTGTTGACTTCCAAGCAAGCTATGCGGTAAGCTCTCGCATTTCTATCCAACAAAAGACAAGTTTAGTCCGGGCATTTGACACCCAAAATGATCAGTATATGGTCAATATTCCGGCAGATCGATTTGAGTATCTCGTTCGCTATGCTTTCAAGAAAAATAATGCCTATATAAGTGGAGGTGTTACTCAAGTATCCAAGCAGAAGCGGGTGGAAAAAGGATCCGATTATGCAGAACCGCCTGCCGGCTATTTTTTAGTAAACCTAAATTGGGGAATTAAAATGCGTCGTTTTGATGTAAACCTGCGCGTCTCGAATGCATTGAACGCGGCATACCGCGATTACTTGAATCGCTTCCGTTATTATGCAGACGACCAAGGTCGCAACATTAGCCTAAAAGTGTCGTATTCGATTTAG
- a CDS encoding RNA polymerase sigma factor: MTALEFTYQIGTFSKFLRPFALRLTKDGDDANDLVQDTLVKAFTNRDKYQDGTNLKAWLFTIMKNTFITQYQRMVRRNTFIDTTDNLHFINSMESLQENTAVNSFISEDIHSALAKIDSMYRVPFMMYFEGFKYHEIAEELDLPIGTVKNRIFMARRDLKNHLHMYA, encoded by the coding sequence ATGACAGCTCTTGAGTTTACTTACCAAATAGGCACTTTTTCGAAGTTTTTGCGCCCTTTCGCGTTGCGTTTGACCAAAGACGGAGATGATGCAAACGACTTAGTTCAAGATACCTTAGTAAAGGCTTTTACAAATCGGGATAAATACCAGGACGGAACAAACTTGAAGGCTTGGTTATTCACTATTATGAAGAACACGTTTATTACCCAATACCAACGAATGGTACGTCGTAATACGTTCATTGATACAACAGATAATTTACACTTCATCAACTCAATGGAATCACTGCAGGAAAACACTGCAGTGAACTCCTTTATCAGTGAGGATATTCATTCCGCCCTGGCAAAAATCGACTCTATGTACCGCGTACCTTTCATGATGTATTTTGAGGGGTTCAAATATCATGAAATCGCGGAAGAGTTAGATTTGCCAATAGGGACGGTTAAAAATAGAATTTTTATGGCAAGACGTGATTTGAAGAATCATCTTCACATGTATGCATAA